In Argiope bruennichi chromosome 4, qqArgBrue1.1, whole genome shotgun sequence, a single window of DNA contains:
- the LOC129966445 gene encoding uncharacterized protein LOC129966445, translated as MRSGDLLVEVNSRKQAQQIQKLKALGNIPITVSPHQSLNTSKGVITCGELLNVPIDIIKSEMKPQGVIDVRRITIRRNGQLLETKHHILTFQTPKLPEFVYAGYIRRPVRPYIPNPLRCFQCQRFGHSKVNCRGSLTCARCAEKGHDSQECSTQEKCVNCKGDHPSFSRSCPSWQLEKQVITIKIKEDLSYPEARRRVQAQTPTPGKSYASVVQNTFCANCSCNNCVKFHTDSKPPENIRNSDSEHSSNSTLDRPKKPQKKSKKKLQNSLTLKLAKRGISKQELPLKLKKSASKNSVALGLATQGIVHKDLSSIFGGMPKSPDRLSLHPSDEDEDEDLHMSCEVSATLPHAPINLPAISNS; from the coding sequence ATGCGCTCTGGTGACTTGCTTGTTGAGGTGAATTCTCGTAAGCAAGCCCagcagattcaaaaattaaaagcactgGGAAATATACCAATAACTGTAAGTCCTCACCAGTCGTTGAATACCTCTAAAGGTGTCATTACCTGCGGGGAACTCTTAAATGTCCccatagatataataaaatcagaaatgaaaccGCAAGGAGTTATAGATGTCCGCCGCATCACTATACGGCGTAATGGACAACTCCTTGAAACAAAACATCACATCTTAACGTTTCAGACACCCAAACTACCAGAATTTGTTTACGCAGGTTATATACGACGCCCAGTAAGGCCGTACATTCCGAACCCACTTAGATGCTTTCAGTGCCAGCGATTTGGCCATTCTAAAGTTAATTGCCGCGGGTCTTTAACATGTGCCCGCTGTGCAgaaaaagggcatgatagccaggAATGTTCCACACAGGAAAAGTGTGTGAACTGTAAAGGCGATCACCCTTCATTTTCTCGATCATGTCCTAGCTGGCAGCTTGAAAAAcaagtaataacaataaaaatcaaagaagatCTTTCATATCCCGAAGCCAGGCGTAGAGTTCAAGCACAAACTCCTACTCCTGGTAAAAGTTACGCTTCTGTTGTTCAGAACACCTTTTGCGCAAACTGTTCATGtaataattgtgtaaaatttcaCACCGATTCAAAACCACCTGAAAATATTAGGAATTCTGATTCTGAACATTCTAGCAATAGTACACTTGACAGACCCAAGAAACCACAAAAGAAAtcgaagaaaaaattgcaaaactcgcTGACGTTAAAGTTAGCAAAACGCGGTATTTCGAAACAGGAACtgcctttaaaattgaaaaagtcggCATCTAAAAATTCCGTCGCTTTAGGACTTGCGACGCAGGGTATAGTCCACAAGGACTTGTCGTCCATATTTGGTGGCATGCCCAAAAGTCCAGATCGCCTTTCTCTCCATCCATCAGATGAGGATGAGGATGAGGATTTGCACATGAGTTGTGAGGTTTCCGCAACTCTACCACATGCGCCTATTAACTTGCCTGCAATCTCGaattcttaa